The Klebsiella sp. RIT-PI-d genome includes a region encoding these proteins:
- a CDS encoding PTS ascorbate transporter subunit IIC has protein sequence MLQFIIHDVLGTPAILVGLFSMIGLLLQKKAFSDVISGTLKTIMGFVILTSGAAIVATTLTTFSQLFEQSFHIQGVVPNTDAMAALAQKNYGTATAMIMVLGMLFNIVLARITPLKYIFLTGHHTLYMSAMLAVILSVGGLSPFWVVLIGAVILGIMMVVSPAILQPFTRKITGTNDLALGHFGSIGYLLAALVGKAVGKGSPSIEELKVPKSLNFLRDSSVAISLTMMILFVILVLVAGKTFVETSVSGGQNFIIFAIIQSLTFAAGVWIILAGVRMIIAEIVPAFKGIADKLVKDAKPALDCPTVFPFAPNAVIVGFLSSFAAGLLSMFLCPLFGLSVIVPGLVPHFFCGATAGVYGNICGGRRGAIIGAFAQGLLISFLPAILLPLMGDLGFVSTTFGDADFGVVGILLGHVVALFN, from the coding sequence ATGCTGCAGTTTATAATTCATGATGTGTTGGGTACACCAGCAATTCTGGTCGGTCTTTTTTCCATGATCGGCTTATTATTGCAGAAAAAAGCATTCTCCGATGTTATTTCCGGAACCCTTAAGACTATTATGGGTTTTGTGATATTAACATCCGGGGCGGCGATTGTTGCCACAACGTTAACCACCTTCAGTCAGCTGTTTGAGCAGTCATTCCATATTCAGGGCGTGGTGCCCAATACTGACGCCATGGCGGCGCTCGCGCAGAAAAACTACGGCACGGCGACGGCGATGATAATGGTGCTGGGGATGCTGTTTAACATCGTACTGGCCCGCATTACCCCGCTGAAGTACATCTTTCTGACCGGGCACCACACACTGTATATGTCAGCGATGCTGGCCGTGATCCTCTCCGTCGGCGGTCTGTCGCCGTTCTGGGTAGTGCTGATAGGCGCGGTGATCCTCGGCATTATGATGGTGGTATCTCCGGCCATTTTACAGCCGTTTACCCGCAAGATTACCGGTACGAATGACCTGGCGCTCGGCCACTTTGGCTCAATCGGCTATCTGCTGGCGGCGCTGGTAGGAAAAGCTGTCGGTAAAGGTAGCCCCTCAATCGAAGAATTGAAGGTGCCAAAATCGCTAAACTTTCTGCGAGACTCTTCGGTCGCTATTTCACTAACGATGATGATCCTGTTTGTGATTCTGGTCTTAGTGGCAGGTAAAACGTTTGTAGAAACCAGCGTCAGCGGCGGTCAGAACTTTATTATCTTCGCGATTATCCAGTCGTTAACCTTCGCAGCAGGCGTATGGATAATCCTCGCAGGCGTACGCATGATTATCGCTGAAATTGTTCCGGCTTTTAAAGGCATCGCTGACAAACTGGTTAAAGATGCCAAACCGGCGCTGGACTGCCCTACCGTCTTTCCGTTCGCCCCTAACGCGGTCATCGTCGGCTTCCTGTCGAGCTTTGCCGCGGGTTTGCTGAGTATGTTCCTGTGCCCGTTGTTTGGCTTAAGCGTCATCGTTCCCGGGCTGGTGCCGCACTTCTTCTGCGGCGCGACGGCAGGCGTTTACGGCAATATCTGCGGAGGTCGGCGCGGTGCCATCATTGGCGCTTTCGCTCAGGGTCTGCTGATTTCGTTCTTACCGGCTATTTTACTGCCGCTAATGGGGGATTTGGGCTTTGTCTCCACCACCTTTGGCGATGCGGACTTCGGCGTAGTAGGTATTTTACTTGGCCACGTAGTAGCCCTCTTTAACTAA
- the alsE gene encoding D-allulose 6-phosphate 3-epimerase: MAAKFSPSLMCMDLTQFREQITAMNGRADFYHVDIMDGSYVKNITLSPFFIENLKKITDVPIDVHLMVNHPEDIIPMCIDAGADIISFHPETANNKIFRLLNQIKDAGRRCGVVLNPATPADAIKEYAHLLDKVTVMSVDPGYAGQKFIPESLNKIKQLIKMREENGYHYLTEIDGSCNEKTFNIISQSGVDVFIVGTSGLFSLAEDVSNAWDKMIDIYQREVAA; encoded by the coding sequence ATGGCGGCTAAATTTTCGCCCTCATTGATGTGCATGGACTTAACGCAGTTCAGAGAGCAGATTACAGCAATGAACGGTCGGGCCGACTTTTATCACGTCGATATTATGGACGGTAGCTATGTAAAAAATATTACGCTGTCGCCGTTCTTTATCGAAAATCTGAAGAAAATTACTGATGTGCCAATTGACGTACATTTGATGGTGAATCACCCGGAAGATATTATTCCAATGTGCATTGATGCCGGGGCCGATATCATTAGTTTCCATCCGGAGACGGCGAATAACAAAATTTTCCGTCTGCTCAATCAAATTAAAGATGCCGGACGCCGCTGTGGCGTCGTGCTGAACCCGGCAACCCCGGCAGACGCGATTAAAGAGTATGCGCATCTGCTGGATAAAGTGACGGTAATGTCAGTCGATCCAGGCTATGCCGGACAGAAATTCATCCCGGAATCGCTTAACAAAATCAAACAGTTGATTAAGATGCGTGAAGAAAATGGTTATCACTACCTGACCGAGATTGACGGCTCCTGTAATGAGAAAACCTTCAACATCATCTCTCAATCCGGTGTTGATGTGTTCATTGTCGGCACTTCCGGTCTGTTCTCACTGGCAGAAGACGTCAGCAATGCCTGGGATAAGATGATTGACATTTATCAGCGCGAAGTCGCTGCCTGA
- a CDS encoding PTS sugar transporter subunit IIA, which yields MDISNVLNVKNIKLNLMAKSKEEAVEELTDLLVQDGSISNKDDFLRDVWLREAQGSTGFENHIAIPHGKSSGVVRTSLAIGRTQYEIPWETMDGSDVRCIILFAVCLVDQNDAHIRLLSHVSGSLADEDIIAKLLQENDPQKVIELFNAEGANA from the coding sequence ATGGATATTTCAAATGTACTTAATGTAAAAAACATCAAATTAAACTTGATGGCTAAAAGCAAAGAAGAAGCAGTTGAAGAATTAACGGATTTATTAGTCCAGGACGGTTCTATTAGTAATAAAGATGATTTCCTCAGAGATGTCTGGCTACGCGAGGCACAAGGCTCAACAGGATTTGAAAATCATATTGCAATCCCGCATGGCAAATCCTCAGGCGTGGTCAGGACATCGCTGGCCATTGGACGAACCCAATATGAAATTCCCTGGGAAACCATGGACGGTAGCGATGTTCGCTGCATTATTTTATTTGCTGTTTGTTTAGTCGATCAGAATGATGCGCATATTCGTTTATTATCGCACGTTTCAGGTTCACTGGCTGATGAAGATATCATCGCTAAATTATTGCAAGAAAACGATCCGCAAAAAGTCATTGAACTGTTTAACGCTGAAGGCGCTAACGCTTAA
- a CDS encoding PTS fructose transporter subunit IIB, whose protein sequence is MNIVGITACTVGIAHTYIAQKKIEIAAKKAGHNVKIETQGTIGIENALTAEEIAQADIVLLAADVNVSGEERFAGKKVVRVPTEMAVKSPNKLIEKLSELVNS, encoded by the coding sequence ATGAACATCGTCGGAATTACTGCCTGTACCGTCGGCATTGCCCACACCTATATCGCACAAAAGAAAATTGAAATAGCCGCAAAGAAAGCCGGACATAATGTAAAAATTGAAACTCAGGGGACTATCGGTATTGAGAACGCATTAACCGCCGAGGAAATTGCCCAGGCCGATATCGTTTTATTAGCCGCTGATGTCAACGTTTCCGGAGAAGAACGATTTGCCGGGAAAAAAGTCGTCAGGGTTCCTACCGAAATGGCGGTTAAATCCCCTAATAAGCTCATTGAGAAGCTGAGCGAATTGGTCAATTCATAA
- a CDS encoding PTS fructose transporter subunit IIC: MNMKEVWKAANPKGHLLTAISFLIPVVCGAGFIIAIGLAAGGTVLDTLVPGQFDVWQALATMGAKALGLLPVVIAIGISGSIAGKPGIAPGFVTGLAANAIGAGFIGGMIGGYISGYIALAIIKNVRVPAWARGLMPTLIVPFFASIISALIMVYIVGKPIGVFTEVLTSFLRNMGTSSNLVLGAVIGALCIIDFGGPINKTCFAFVLTLQAQGINEPITALQLVNTATPVGFGLAFFIAKLLRKNIYNNEEIEMLKSAVPMGVVNIVEGSIPIVMNDIVRGITAAAIGGACGGAITMVYGADATVPFGGIFMLPTMSNPMAGIMALLVNILVTATVYAVIKKDVPRDVIINNDHEEEELNMDDIKIS, encoded by the coding sequence ATGAATATGAAAGAAGTATGGAAAGCCGCGAACCCTAAAGGGCATCTGTTAACGGCTATTTCATTCCTGATCCCGGTTGTTTGCGGTGCCGGGTTTATCATTGCTATCGGTTTGGCGGCTGGCGGTACGGTACTGGATACCCTGGTGCCGGGGCAGTTTGATGTGTGGCAGGCCCTGGCAACGATGGGGGCTAAAGCTCTAGGCCTTTTGCCTGTAGTGATTGCCATCGGAATTTCCGGCTCGATCGCGGGCAAGCCTGGTATTGCGCCCGGTTTTGTTACCGGTCTGGCCGCGAATGCCATTGGGGCAGGTTTCATCGGCGGCATGATCGGGGGCTATATTTCCGGGTATATCGCGCTGGCCATAATAAAAAATGTCAGAGTTCCGGCCTGGGCCAGGGGCCTGATGCCAACATTAATTGTGCCCTTTTTTGCCTCTATCATCAGCGCCCTGATTATGGTCTATATCGTGGGTAAACCTATTGGCGTGTTTACAGAAGTCCTGACATCTTTCCTGAGAAATATGGGGACCTCATCTAACCTGGTATTAGGCGCTGTTATTGGCGCGCTGTGTATCATTGACTTCGGCGGGCCGATCAATAAAACGTGCTTTGCATTTGTCTTAACACTTCAGGCCCAGGGCATAAATGAGCCAATTACTGCATTACAGTTGGTAAATACTGCAACGCCTGTCGGTTTTGGCCTTGCCTTTTTTATCGCCAAACTTCTTCGCAAGAATATTTATAATAACGAAGAAATTGAAATGTTAAAATCAGCGGTACCCATGGGCGTGGTAAATATCGTTGAAGGATCTATTCCAATAGTGATGAATGATATTGTTCGCGGTATTACTGCTGCTGCCATTGGCGGCGCGTGCGGTGGCGCGATCACCATGGTCTATGGTGCCGATGCAACTGTGCCATTTGGTGGCATTTTTATGCTCCCAACTATGTCAAACCCTATGGCGGGCATTATGGCATTGCTGGTTAATATACTGGTTACGGCCACGGTTTATGCCGTCATCAAAAAAGATGTGCCACGCGATGTTATTATCAATAACGATCATGAAGAGGAAGAACTTAACATGGATGATATTAAAATCAGTTAA
- the gadC gene encoding glutamate:gamma-aminobutyrate antiporter, with the protein MASSQASAAPKQLTLFGFFAITASMVMAVYEYPTFATSGFSLIFFLLLGGLLWFIPVGLCAAEMATVEGWQEGGVFTWVSKTLGEKWGFAAISFGYLQIAIGFIPMLYFVLGALSYILQWPALNHDPLVKTVAGLVILWGLAFTQFGGTKYTARIAKVGFFAGILLPAAILVILAICYLHMGGTVAIKMDAATFFPDFTQIGTLVVSVAFILSYMGVEASATHVNEMKNPGRDYPLAMLLLMVAAIALSSVGGLSIAAVIPVAQINLSAGVMQTFTVLINHLGTGLGWAVRIIAALLLLGVLAEISAWIVGPSRGMLVTAQKGILSARFAKMNKNGVPVVLVISQLVITSIALIVLTNTGGGNNMSFLIALALTVVIYLCSYFMLFTGYIQLVRKQPEKRRTFNIPGGNAVKITVAVVGLLTSALAFVVSFFPPVGLPGGEANEIYSGLLVVSFLVVLSIPFIIYGLHDKRQKATCLKLKPLTVESAPVGHFCIHPRGAETHHVIVNGKKLS; encoded by the coding sequence ATGGCGAGCTCACAGGCCAGCGCCGCGCCAAAGCAATTAACACTTTTTGGTTTTTTTGCCATTACAGCCTCAATGGTGATGGCCGTTTATGAATATCCGACTTTTGCCACCTCCGGCTTTTCACTCATATTTTTCTTGCTGTTAGGCGGACTGCTCTGGTTTATTCCAGTAGGTTTGTGCGCGGCCGAAATGGCCACCGTCGAAGGCTGGCAGGAAGGTGGGGTATTTACCTGGGTGTCGAAGACGCTGGGGGAAAAATGGGGATTTGCCGCCATTTCGTTCGGGTATTTGCAAATAGCGATTGGTTTTATTCCCATGCTCTATTTTGTGCTGGGCGCGCTCTCCTATATTTTGCAATGGCCGGCGTTGAACCACGATCCGCTGGTCAAAACGGTGGCCGGATTAGTGATCTTATGGGGGCTGGCGTTTACCCAGTTTGGCGGCACGAAATATACTGCGCGTATCGCTAAAGTCGGTTTCTTCGCCGGGATCTTATTACCGGCGGCAATTCTGGTGATCCTTGCCATCTGCTATCTGCATATGGGTGGCACAGTAGCCATTAAAATGGATGCGGCGACCTTCTTCCCGGATTTCACCCAGATAGGTACCCTGGTAGTTTCCGTAGCCTTTATCCTCAGTTACATGGGGGTGGAAGCATCAGCTACCCACGTTAACGAGATGAAAAACCCGGGCCGTGATTATCCCCTGGCGATGCTGCTGCTGATGGTGGCGGCGATTGCTCTCAGCTCGGTGGGAGGGCTTTCGATTGCAGCCGTTATCCCGGTAGCGCAAATCAACCTGTCGGCAGGCGTGATGCAGACCTTTACGGTGTTAATAAACCATCTGGGAACCGGCTTAGGCTGGGCGGTGCGCATCATCGCCGCGCTGTTGCTCCTTGGCGTACTGGCAGAGATTTCTGCGTGGATCGTTGGGCCATCTCGCGGCATGCTGGTGACCGCGCAGAAAGGTATTCTCTCTGCCCGTTTCGCGAAGATGAACAAAAACGGCGTACCGGTAGTGCTGGTAATTTCCCAACTGGTGATCACGTCTATAGCGCTGATCGTGCTGACCAATACAGGGGGCGGGAATAACATGTCATTCCTGATCGCCCTGGCGCTCACCGTGGTGATTTACCTTTGCAGCTACTTTATGCTTTTCACCGGGTACATCCAGCTGGTGCGTAAGCAGCCGGAAAAGCGCCGCACCTTTAATATTCCGGGGGGAAATGCGGTGAAAATTACGGTAGCTGTAGTAGGGCTGCTGACCTCCGCGCTGGCCTTTGTCGTTTCTTTCTTCCCACCTGTCGGGCTGCCTGGCGGTGAGGCGAATGAGATCTATTCAGGATTACTGGTGGTCTCCTTCCTGGTGGTGTTGTCGATTCCTTTTATCATCTACGGTCTGCATGATAAACGGCAAAAAGCGACCTGTCTGAAACTGAAGCCGCTGACCGTGGAGTCTGCTCCGGTGGGCCATTTCTGTATCCATCCGCGGGGAGCTGAGACCCACCATGTGATCGTGAATGGTAAAAAACTAAGCTAG